A section of the Candidatus Methylomirabilota bacterium genome encodes:
- a CDS encoding ABC transporter substrate-binding protein, with the protein MEKARGVGRRTFLAGVGVAAGAGVFGFPAVLRAQPRTIKVGVVHPVTGPLSEAGQACRLGAQMAADAVNATGGIKSLGGAKLELILGDTQGKPEVARTEAERVINGGAQVLLGPFSSGDAAAMVPVAQQQRIPFLVDIAAADPITANVAKAVREGQQKVQYVYRNFPTGTMFGQRAIQFMTEIFKEAGVSPKRLVLMYANDLFGQTQAKSFQAAHKAARPGFDIVEVIPWPEPPSDLSTEVGKLRAARPDIIAPITRPASAQLLLPELAKQRVEAMGVISPGSPGLYEAGQIAKLKELIEHVMDNVPWPNFKNPKTRAIAEEYGKRSGGKTFDTNSGYSYDGMLIVADVLERAKSTDPEAVVDAIKKTSFTGGFMVSAGPVVFNETGDNPNATSAMIQILGQKPVVVWPRDAAEQKLVFPRPKR; encoded by the coding sequence ATGGAGAAGGCACGCGGAGTCGGACGGCGGACCTTCCTCGCGGGGGTCGGCGTCGCCGCCGGAGCCGGGGTCTTCGGCTTCCCGGCGGTCCTGCGCGCGCAGCCACGGACCATCAAGGTCGGCGTCGTTCACCCGGTCACCGGCCCCCTCTCGGAGGCGGGCCAGGCTTGCCGACTCGGCGCCCAGATGGCCGCCGACGCGGTCAACGCCACCGGCGGCATCAAGTCTCTGGGGGGGGCCAAGCTCGAGCTGATCCTCGGGGACACCCAGGGCAAGCCGGAGGTGGCCCGCACGGAGGCCGAGCGGGTCATCAACGGGGGCGCCCAGGTGCTGCTGGGCCCCTTCAGCTCCGGCGACGCCGCGGCCATGGTCCCGGTCGCCCAGCAGCAGCGGATCCCGTTCCTCGTCGACATCGCAGCCGCCGACCCCATCACCGCCAACGTCGCCAAGGCGGTGCGCGAGGGGCAGCAGAAGGTCCAGTACGTGTACCGCAACTTCCCGACCGGGACGATGTTCGGTCAGCGGGCGATCCAGTTCATGACGGAGATCTTCAAGGAGGCCGGGGTTTCGCCGAAGCGGCTCGTCCTCATGTACGCCAACGACCTGTTCGGCCAGACTCAGGCGAAGTCGTTCCAGGCCGCTCACAAAGCCGCCCGCCCCGGATTCGACATCGTCGAGGTCATCCCGTGGCCGGAGCCACCCTCGGATCTCTCGACGGAGGTCGGAAAGCTCAGGGCGGCTCGGCCCGACATCATCGCCCCCATCACCCGGCCGGCCAGCGCCCAGCTCTTGCTCCCGGAGCTGGCGAAGCAGCGGGTGGAGGCGATGGGCGTGATCAGCCCCGGCTCGCCGGGGCTCTACGAGGCTGGCCAGATCGCGAAGCTCAAGGAGCTGATCGAGCACGTGATGGACAACGTGCCCTGGCCGAACTTCAAGAACCCCAAGACCCGCGCGATCGCCGAGGAATACGGCAAGCGCTCAGGCGGCAAGACCTTCGACACCAACTCGGGCTACTCCTATGACGGCATGCTGATCGTCGCGGACGTGCTGGAGCGGGCCAAGTCGACCGACCCGGAGGCCGTCGTCGACGCGATCAAGAAGACCAGCTTCACGGGCGGGTTCATGGTCTCGGCCGGTCCCGTCGTCTTCAACGAGACCGGCGACAACCCGAATGCCACCAGCGCCATGATTCAGATCCTCGGCCAGAAGCCTGTCGTCGTCTGGCCCCGGGACGCGGCCGAGCAGAAGCTCGTGTTCCCGCGGCCCAAGCGCTGA